The DNA window GCTTGCTCATCCCCAGATTGAAGTTGCATCAACTCTGGATAACGTTCAATCAATTGAGTGCTTTTCACCTCTACAGGTATATCCTTTAACACATGGCACAACTGTTGAATTACTGATTTCTTCCCTGGTATGGTCCAGCATCTTGCTGAAGCATCCCATTTCCGTCCTGGAACACTTCTAATGACTTCTATCCATTTTTCAATATATGGCGTCTCGACAATTACATCACCATTCTCTTCACAATCCAATGTGACATTTTGATTTGATGAATATACATTCGCTACCATCATTCCAATCCCCTTCCAAAATATAGAATACACTCCTACAATTTGCGTCAAAAAAGACAGACTGCCCTTTGAGCAATCTGTCTTCCGGTGCTTCCGCAAGATCCTACATCCCTTGTTTTTGAATTCTGACGCTTTTGCTACTTCATCATCACTTAGATCTGATACTCATCTCTTCAATCTAACCTCTCAAATTAATATCCTTATCTTTCAAGAATGCACCTAAATCGTTCTCGCCCAGGGTATTTCTCACCCAAACTACAGATTTCAAAGCCTATTTGTCTATAAAAATCTACAGCGTCTTGATCCGTCTCTGCTTCCATTCTCTTGATTTCATTCGCTGCGATATACTCATGGATCATTTCTTTGCCAATTCCTTTACCCCAATAAGCTTCATTAACAGCTATATGTAACAAAATAACCTCTATCTCTTCTTCACTTCGCTGAACTCCAATTAATCCAACCAACTCGTTATTTTCTAGCTTACCAAGCAGATTCTTAGAGCTATCTGTACGATAACGCTCAAGCTCTCTTCGTACTCGTTCCTCATCTGGCCACATGCACGTTGCTAACAAATGCCTAACTTCATCTCGGTTCGGATATGTATTAAGATCTATCATCGTTTCCTTCTAATTCCCCGTACTTTCATAGCTTCGAAGTCCCACACGAAATATGCCATACGCACCAAGAGCACTTGCTATTGCTGCCACGGGAGCTAGTATCCACCAGCCATGCCACTCACTTTTATTAAAAATGTAGGTTGCGGGATAAAAGCTGATGAATGCATAGGGAAGGACAGTCGATATGAAAATACGAATTCCTTGATTGAAGAGCGTGATCGGGTACTTCGCCAGATCGGCTAAGCTATGAACCATGAGTGGGAATGCATTTCCCGCATTTTTGACCCAAAATGCTGCAGAATTCCCTGCTAGATTAATGGATACGCGGATAATAATCGCCGTTATCAAGAGTAAAATGATGACTCCTACTTTAGCTAAAGACCATTGCAAATGTCCATGGGCAAGCGATTGCCACACAATAACACCACCGATAAGTAAATTCCCCAGCCCATTCACACCAATTCCGGTACAGAAAACCTGCAGAATAACGGGAACGGGACGAAGTAAATATCGATCCAACTCGCCTTGATTCACCAGTCTTCCCAGTCTCCAGGTACCTTCAAAGAACAAGGATCCGATGCCCTCGGTAAGGAAAATCATCGCATACATAAACGCCACTTCCCAAAAATGCCAGCCATTAATATCTGGAATTCGATTATAGATCACCCATAAGAATATGAAGCCAAGTACCTGAGTTAACGCCGCTGAGCCCATTAATATGTAAAAGTCCTTGTTATATTCTAAAATGGCCTTGAGTTGCTGTGCATACATTCTTTTATACAAATAAAACATCCGTGAAAGCTTCATCTCTTCTTCCCCCCATCTCACCAGACTCACTAAGCTTAAGTATGACAGCTCTGCAATCTGCCGTTCTCATTACCCGCCATGGATGGTCACTTGACGAACTGCCCACTTCCACATCAGTTTGCCCGCGATCCATAAAGCGCCTCCCCAGAAACACTGAACACCGATCATTGTCACGATCTCCAGAGTATCTACCTGCTCTAAAAAAATCACGGTCGGCGTATGAATGATACTTTGGAATGGGAGCACCATAGCTAATTTCTCTAACCACCCAGGGAAGAATACTAGCGGAACTAATGCACCTGATAGCAAATTCGTAATCGCAATTCGAGCCCATACAATACCTAGTGAGCCTGTTGACCAGAAACACAATAATGCTGCCAAATAAACGATACCGAACTTGACCACCATCGCAGCAAATAAACTTAGTACAAACAGCAGCCAGATCAGTGGGGAATGCGGAAGACTTATGCCTGGAATCATCAACATAAAGACAGCGATGATTGTCGCACTCATACCGCCCTCTAACAGACTTGATCCTAGGGTTTCTGCAAACCGTGCACTTTGAAAATCAATGGGCTTTAACAAATCCGCCGCAACACTTCCATCTAGAATCTTGCCGGATATCGCCGTTTCCGAGTACCAGGATAGGACGGAGTTGGCTAGAAAGGTAATGAGCAAATAGGTCTTCATCTGATCCCATGTATATCCCCCAAGTTCAGTTCTCCCACCATAAATCCCTTGCCACAGGAAATAAATAGCCAATAGATTTACAAAGTTGGAAGCCAAGTTAATGATATAAGAGGTGCGATAAGCTAATACTTTTTGTAGCGATCGGTTAGAAATGCTTCTATATTTTTTGAGACTTGCCATAAATGCCGCATCCTCCTACTCTTACATAGTCTGATTCAAGTCTAGGTTCCCTTCATACACAGCTTTGATGACTTGTTCAATATTGGATTCTTCCATGCGAAAATCCTGTACTTCTCCAT is part of the Paenibacillus segetis genome and encodes:
- a CDS encoding ABC transporter permease, with amino-acid sequence MASLKKYRSISNRSLQKVLAYRTSYIINLASNFVNLLAIYFLWQGIYGGRTELGGYTWDQMKTYLLITFLANSVLSWYSETAISGKILDGSVAADLLKPIDFQSARFAETLGSSLLEGGMSATIIAVFMLMIPGISLPHSPLIWLLFVLSLFAAMVVKFGIVYLAALLCFWSTGSLGIVWARIAITNLLSGALVPLVFFPGWLEKLAMVLPFQSIIHTPTVIFLEQVDTLEIVTMIGVQCFWGGALWIAGKLMWKWAVRQVTIHGG
- a CDS encoding GNAT family N-acetyltransferase, which encodes MIDLNTYPNRDEVRHLLATCMWPDEERVRRELERYRTDSSKNLLGKLENNELVGLIGVQRSEEEIEVILLHIAVNEAYWGKGIGKEMIHEYIAANEIKRMEAETDQDAVDFYRQIGFEICSLGEKYPGRERFRCILER
- a CDS encoding ABC transporter permease, with translation MKLSRMFYLYKRMYAQQLKAILEYNKDFYILMGSAALTQVLGFIFLWVIYNRIPDINGWHFWEVAFMYAMIFLTEGIGSLFFEGTWRLGRLVNQGELDRYLLRPVPVILQVFCTGIGVNGLGNLLIGGVIVWQSLAHGHLQWSLAKVGVIILLLITAIIIRVSINLAGNSAAFWVKNAGNAFPLMVHSLADLAKYPITLFNQGIRIFISTVLPYAFISFYPATYIFNKSEWHGWWILAPVAAIASALGAYGIFRVGLRSYESTGN